A window of the Hordeum vulgare subsp. vulgare chromosome 5H, MorexV3_pseudomolecules_assembly, whole genome shotgun sequence genome harbors these coding sequences:
- the LOC123452413 gene encoding reticulon-like protein B18 has protein sequence MAAMAMNPSSLSPAPSSKLRTPPYHHSSPAAEEEPMATPPPKPTGQRSPLPSPLQLSGGYSLHELLLLSPSPTSRRTRSGQRGAAGAGVDSSLEMAGTPPRRRRATPAAASPRNARRARRRLEKEVDPEEEAVRKARRRRSSRVTSKVAAAVAVDKAVVAAAAAPEKEDNTSLALLPAPADATHATETDALEQSGWESLWERIVELVMWKDVAKSALWFGMGSMFFLSCSFSREIAFSPFSVFCQLGVMVLGLAFFKDSVPQRQPVRERNFELTEKDFLRAAGAVLPIANSIISTAQVIFSGNPSTTLKVLPVLLFGAKYGSLITVWRFLATGFFTSFTLPKLYISYSTQIHMIAENLIDRALEAWKSCPRKKFVAGTAVAVCWNLFSVKTRFLAAFVSVVILRYNHQIAGVM, from the exons ATGGCGGCCATGGCCATGAACCCCTCCTCGCTGTCGCCGGCCCCATCCTCGAAGCTTCGGACGCCTCCGTACCACCACTCCTCTCCCGCGGCGGAGGAGGAACCCATGGCGACGCCGCCGCCGAAGCCGACGGGCCAGAGGTCGCCCCTGCCGTCGCCGCTGCAGCTTTCCGGCGGGTACTCGCTCCACGAACTGCTCCTGCTGTCCCCGTCCCCGACCTCCCGCCGCACCCGCTCGGGCCAGCGGGGCGCGGCCGGGGCAGGCGTGGATTCGAGCCTGGAGATGGCGGGGACGCCTCCCAGGCGGCGGCGCGCCACGCCCGCGGCGGCCTCGCCGAGGAACGCGAGGCGGGCTAGGCGGAGGTTGGAGAAGGAGGTCGATCCGGAGGAGGAAGCCGTTAGGAAGGCGCGCAGGAGGAGGTCCTCCAGGGTGACGTCCAAGGTCGCGGCCGCGGTGGCTGTGGacaaggcggtggtggcggcggccgccGCCCCAGAGAAGGAGGATAACACGAGCTTGGCTTTGCTTCCGGCTCCTGCGGATGCCACTCATG CCACAGAAACTGACGCTCTGGAGCAGTCCGGATGGGAAAGTCTCTGGGAAAGGATCGTCGAGCTAGTGATGTGGAAGGACGTGGCGAAATCAGCACTCTGGTTCGGGATGGGATCCATGTTCTTCCTCTCTTGCTCCTTTTCAAGAGAGATCGCTTTCAG CCCATTTTCTGTATTTTGTCAGCTGGGCGTTATGGTTTTGGGTCTAGCCTTCTTTAAGGATTCTGTACCACAGAG GCAACCGGTGAGGGAAAGGAACTTCGAGTTGACTGAAAAAGATTTTCTTCGCGCTGCCGGAGCTGTGTTGCCGATTGCTAACTCCATCATATCCACGGCACAAGTGATCTTCTCGGGCAACCCATCGACGACTCTCAAA GTGTTGCCCGTTCTTCTGTTCGGTGCAAAATATGGTAGCCTGATTACGGTATGGAGGTTTCTAGCCACAG GTTTCTTCACCAGTTTTACACTCCCAAAGCTTTATATCAGCTATTCAACTCAAATTCATATGATAG CTGAGAATTTGATAGATCGGGCTCTAGAAGCATGGAAGTCTTGCCCCCGCAAGAAATTCGTTGCGGGCACAGCAGTGGCAGTGTGCTGGAATCTGTTTAGTGTTAAGACACGCTTCCTGGCAG CCTTCGTTTCAGTAGTGATACTGCGGTACAATCATCAGATCGCAGGGGTGATGTGA